The Kribbella amoyensis genomic sequence GACCGGGTGGGGGTCGGGTGCTTGAATCTTTTGTATGGGGTTGATCTGGGCTGGGGAGCGGGTTCGGTTGCGCGGGATCGAGGCTGAGGACTGGAGTGATTTCCAGCGGTTCGATCAGGACAGTGAGGTGCAGCGGGACGCCGACATGATTCATCCGCCGCGGTCCGCCGCTGCTTCGCTGGCTTGGGCCGAGGAGCAGTCGACCCGGCAGATCGAGCAGGATCGGATGCAGCTCGCGATCGAGGCGCTCGAGACCGACACGCTGGTCGGCGCGCTGTCCACCGGGGAGACGGATCTGCGCGCCGGGCGGTTCAGTTACGGGGTCGCGATCGGGCGGGACTACCACCGGCGCGGGTACGCCACCGACGCGGTGAAGATCCTGCTCCGGTACATGTTCAACGAGCGCCGGTACCACAAGGCCGAGGCCGGCGTTTACGCGTACAACAAGGCTTCCCTGGCGCTGCACGAGCGGCTCGGGTTCCAGCAGGAAGGGTGCCTGCGCGACCACGAGTTCCTCGACGGTGCGTACCAGGACCTGATCGTCTTCGGGATGACCGCCGACGAGTTCGCGCAGCTTCACATGCGCAAGTGAGACCCACCGTTGAAGTCCAGCACCGTCCCCGTCGCGAACTCCGCCTGCGCCGACGCCAGATAGACGATCGCGGCCGCCACCTCATCGGGCGAGGCCACCCGTTCCAACGGGCTCTCCATCCGCCGGCGCTCGTACCCGTCCCCCGCCAACGCGCCGGCCGCCATGTCCGTCGTCGTCCAGCCCGGCGCGATCGCCGTCACCGCGATCCCTTCCGGACCCAGCGACCGCGCGAGTGACTGGGTCAACGACACCAGGCCGGCCTTGCTCGCGCCGTACGCGGGCTGGTTCGGCTCCCCGCGGAACGCGCCGCGCGAGGACACGTTCACGATGCGGCCGCCACGGCCCATGTGGCGTACCGTCCACCAGGTGACGTTCGCGGCGCCGACCAGGTTCACCCCGAGCGTCGTGGCCCACGCCCGCTGCCATTCCTCGTACGACGAAGCGCGGATCGGGTGCGGCTCGTACACGGCCGCGTTGTTCACCAGGACGTCGATCCGCCCGAGCTCCGCGGCGGCCTCGTCGACCATCCGCTCGACGGCGGCCGGGTCGCCGAGATCCGCGTGGACCAAGGCGTGGCCATCACCCGGCAACTCCTTCAGCACCGCGGTCGCTGCCTCGCGGGAACTGCCGTAGTGCACGGCGACGCGATCCCCCACGGCCGCGAACGCCTTCGCCGTAGCCGCACCGATCCCCCGCGATGCCCCGGTCACCAATACCCGACGATCCATGCCGGAAGTCTTTCATTCAGGCACAGCACCACCGGGCCCGGACCGGCGGGTCTACGGTCGCGGCTTGATGTCGCGGCGGTACTCCTTGGTCTGGCGGACCCACTGCTTCCTCGCCTCGACGCGGAGCCGTGCATCCGACCGCCGAGCCATGAACGCGGCCTCGCGTTGCAACCGCTGCCAGCTCTCGTACCGGCGGATCGGCAGCGTGCCGTCCTCGAGCGCGGCCTGCACCGCGCAACCTGGTTCGGTGACGTGCACGCAGTCCTTGAACTTGCACTGCTCGGCCAGCGAGGCGATGTCCGGGAACGCGGCATCCACGCCCTCCCCGAACTCCTGCAGGCCCACGCCCCGCAGTCCCGGGGTGTCGATGACGACCCCGCCCTGCGGCAGCTGGATGAGCTCGCGGCGTACCGAGGTGTGCCGGCCCTTGC encodes the following:
- a CDS encoding GNAT family N-acetyltransferase, which produces MGLIWAGERVRLRGIEAEDWSDFQRFDQDSEVQRDADMIHPPRSAAASLAWAEEQSTRQIEQDRMQLAIEALETDTLVGALSTGETDLRAGRFSYGVAIGRDYHRRGYATDAVKILLRYMFNERRYHKAEAGVYAYNKASLALHERLGFQQEGCLRDHEFLDGAYQDLIVFGMTADEFAQLHMRK
- a CDS encoding SDR family NAD(P)-dependent oxidoreductase; protein product: MDRRVLVTGASRGIGAATAKAFAAVGDRVAVHYGSSREAATAVLKELPGDGHALVHADLGDPAAVERMVDEAAAELGRIDVLVNNAAVYEPHPIRASSYEEWQRAWATTLGVNLVGAANVTWWTVRHMGRGGRIVNVSSRGAFRGEPNQPAYGASKAGLVSLTQSLARSLGPEGIAVTAIAPGWTTTDMAAGALAGDGYERRRMESPLERVASPDEVAAAIVYLASAQAEFATGTVLDFNGGSHLRM